The Candidatus Limnocylindrales bacterium nucleotide sequence CAGGCGACGATCTGGCCGCGCGTGTGGCGGCACTGACGAAGCCCGGCGATCTGGTCGTGACGCTGGGCGCAGGCGACATCACCAAGCTGGGCCCACAGATTCTGGCCAGCTTGCGGCATGGATGACCGCATCCGGGCATTGACCCGCCGAATTCACGAAGCGGGCTATGGGCAGAGCCTGCAGCCGGACTTCGAGCTGCGAAAGCACACGTCCTTCCAGATCGGCGGCCCGGCCGATCTCTACTTCGATCCGCCTTCCATCGAAGCGCTGTCGTCGGCGCTGGCGGCGGCGAGCGAAATCGGCGTGCCGGTCACCGTCCTTGGCGGCGGCACCAACGTGCTGGTCTCCGATGCCGGCGTGCGCGGGCTCGTCGTCCATCTCGGCAAGGCCTTCGAGTACATCCGTGACCTCGGCGAGGGCGAAGAATGGCGCGAACTGCCCGTCGAGGATGAGGACCATCGCGCCGCGGGTGCGGCCGCGTCGGCGGCGCGCGGCGCCGGAGAGCCGCCGCGCACTCGGCGCATGCTCGTGCACTACGCGGACATCGAGTCGGGAGCCTCCACGCGCTTCATCCGCCTGGCCAAGGAGACCGTGTCGCGAGGCCTTGCCGGGCTCGAGTTCGCGGCCGGAATCCCAGGCTCGGTCGGCGGCGCCGCACAAATGAACGCCGGCGCTTTCGGAGGGGAGATCTCGGACTGCCTGACGTCGATGACGATGGTTCTGGCCACCGGAGAGATCGTCGAAAAAAACCGTGCGGAGCTTGATTTCCGCTATCGAAAACTGGCGTTGCCGGCTGGCACCATGATAGCTTCTGTTCGGTTTCGTCTGTTGCGCTCGTCGGTGGGTCGGTTGCAGCAGGTTGTGGCGCGGGTGCAGGAAAAGCGCAGACGACACCAGCCCGCCGGCTATCCGAACGCCGGCTCGATTTTCAAGAACCCACCCGGCGAGTTCGCCGGCCGGCTGATCGAGAAGGCTGGCCTCAAAGGCATGACCGAAGGCGGCGCGCAGGTCTCTCCCGACCACGCCAACTTCATCATCAACCTTGGAGGAGCCACGGCTGCGGACGTTCGCTCGCTCATGAGTCGGGTCCAGGAGGAGGTGTGGAAGAAGTGCGGGGTGTGGCTGGAACCGGAAGTCCGGCTCGTCGGCGAGTGGGAACGCGATGAGGCTGCGGCCGCACGTCCGTAAGCTCAAAGCTTCTCTCGCCACCGGCTCGCGCCTCGTGCTGCTGGCCGTGTCCGTGCTGGTCGTGCTCGCCGGCGGCACCTGGACGGCGCTCGCCCACGTCGTCCCCTACGTCACGACCAACGACTACTTCCGCCTTCGCAGCATCCGCATCGCCTGCGACGAGCCGGCCGTCGAGCCCAAGGCGCTGGCCGAGATGGCCGGCCTCTACGACGACACCACTCTCTGGCAGATCGACCCCGCACAGATTGAGGACAGGATCCGCGAGCAGAGCTGGGTGGACGAGGTGCGCGTGGCGCGCCGCTTCCCCTGGCAGGTCAGCCTGAAGGTCTCGCGCCGCCGCGCCGTTGCCGCCGCCGTCACCGACGGCCACGTCTATCTGGTCGATCGCCAGGGCGCGCTGTTCCGTGAAGTGAAAGGCAGCGCCGCCCCCGACCTGCCGTACCTGAGCGGCTGGGATCAGGCCGCGGTGCACGCCGAGCGGGCCGCGCGTCTTCTGACGATGCTGCGCGCGCTCGAGAAGGTCACCGCGCGCTCCTACGACGTCTCCGAGCTGCACATGGACGGCGACGGAACGCTGTGGCTTTTCGCCGCCGGCATGAAGGCGTCTGTGCGTCTAGGCGATGCCGCGCACGTCGAGACTGCTCTCGATCTGCTGCGTGTGGCACTCTCTGAGCTCGGCCCACTGGCCGATCGCGCACGCGTGATCGACGTCGACTACAAAGACCGCATCGTCATTCGCGGCGCCGACGACAAGCTGCCCGCGCTCATGGCTGCGCAGGCGGAGCGTGCCGGCAATGGCTAAGAGTCGCGCGCTGCTGGCCGGGCTGGACGTCGGCACCCAAAAGGTCGCGCTGCTCGTGGCCGAGCAGACCAACACCGGCCTGAGCATCCTCGGTCTCGGCACAAGCGCCTCGCGCGGCATGCGCGCAGGCCGCGTCAGCGACGTCGACAAGACCGCCGAAGCCATCCTGGCGGCGCTGACCGAGGCCGAGCTGATGGCCGGCTGCCAGATCCACAACGTCGTCGTCTCCATCTCCGGCGACCACGTGCGTGGCACCAACAGCCACGGCGTCGTCGCCATCGAGAACGGCGAGGTCTCGGCGCGTGCCGAGCGGCGCGTGATCGCCGCGGCGCAGGCTGTGCCGCTTCCGGCCGACCACCGCCCGCTGCATCTGATCCGACGCGAGTACGTCGTCGATGGCCAGGCCGGAATCATGAATCCGGTCGGCATGAGCGGCGTGCGCCTCGAAGCGCATCTGCACGTGATCAGCGCGGGCGAGTCGGCGCTGCGCAACCTGGTCAAGAGCTGCAACAAGGCGGGGCTGTCGGTCTCGCGGGTGGTGGCCAGCTCTCTGGCTTCGGCCGAGGCGATCCTCGAGCCCGAAGAGAAGGAGATGGGCGTGGTGGTCGTGGACGTGGGCGCCGGCACCACCGACCTTGCCATCTTCCACGGCGGTACCGTTGTGCATTCGGCGGTCTTCGGCGTGGGCGGCATCGACATCACGCGCGACCTTGCGCAGTGCCTGGAGACTTCGCTGACCGAGGCCGAGAGCCTCAAGAAGCGCTACGGCTGCGCGGTGCCCGACCTGGTCGACGAGGACCTGATGGTGGAAGTGGCCGGCGTCGGCGGCCGTCATCCTCGCGCCGTGGCGCAGCGGCACGTGGCCGAGATCATCGAGCCGCGGCTGGAAGAGATCTTCGAAACGTCGCTGGACTCGGTCATCCGCTCCGGCTTTGGCGAGCTGCTGCCCTCGGGCCTGGTGCTGACCGGCGGCGCATCGATGCTGCCAGGCGTGGTCAGCCTGGCCACGCGCGTCATGGAGATGCCGGTGCGGCTTGGCGAGCCGAGCGGAATCGAAGGGCTCGGCGACGAGGTGGACGACCCCTCGTGGTCGACGGCACTGGGACTGGTGCTCGGCCTGCCCGACAAGGACATGGCCGCGCCGTGGAAGGCGAGCCTGCCCACGCGCATCGTCCCGGCGTGGGTGAGAAGGAAGTTCATGAGCGGAAGACGCGCGTAGGTCGGCGCCTGGCGCCGACCTCGGTGCCCGGGCCGTTCTTCGAGTGTGTGCACCACGTTCTGCACACACGGCGCGCTTCCCTTGGATGGTGAACGGTAGCATTCGAGAGAGACGAGTCATTCGTCGGTTTTGCCCTGTTTTTCCGAGTAGACCGCTCGGCGGGGTGCAGGAGGTGCGGTGATGATCGAGCTGGTCGACGAGAACATGAGCAATGCGCGGATCGTGGTGGTGGGCTGCGGCGGCGGCGGCGGCAACGCCGTGACGACGATGATCAAGGCCGAGCTGTCCGGTGTGGACTTCCTGGCCGCCAACACGGACTCGCAGGCCCTTGCGACCTCCCTTGCTCCGGTCAAGATCCAGCTCGGCTGCTCGCTGACCAAGGGCCTGGGCGCCGGCGCCAATCCCGAGGTCGGGCGCAAGGCGGCGCTGGAGCAGGAAGACATCATCCGCGAGGAGCTCGGCGGCGCCGACATGGTCTTCGTCACCGCCGGCATGGGCGGCGGCACCGGCACCGGAGCGGCCCCCGTCATCGCGCGCATCGCCAAGGACCTCGGCGCGCTGACCGTGGGCGTGGTGACCAAGCCCTTCGCTTTCGAAGGCCGCCGCCGTCTTCGTCAGGCCGAGGAAGGCATCCGCGAGCTGCGCGGCGCCTGCGATACGCTCATCGTCATCCCCAACCAGCGCCTGATCGAGATCGCCTCGCGCAGCACCACCGCGCTGGAGGCGTTCAAGAAGGCCGACGACGTTCTGCTGCACGCCGTTCGCGGCATCAGTCAGATCATCACCGAGCCGGGCACCATCAACGTCGACTTCGCCGACGTGCGCACGATCATGAGCGAGATGGGCATGGCCATGATGGGCCACGGCATCGGCTACGGCGACAGCCGCGCCATCGACGCGGCCACCAACGCGATCTCCAGCCCCCTGCTCGAGGACATCTCGATCAACGGCGCGCGCGGCGTGCTGGTCAACATCACCGCCAGCGAGGACTTCGGCATCCAGGAGCTCAACGAAGCCGTCGACCTCATCCAGACGCAGGCGCACGAGGACGCCAACATCATCGTGGGCCTGGTGCACGACGCCAACCTGGAAGACGAGGTGCGCATCACTGTCATCGCCACCGGCTTCGGCGACCGCCTGATCGATCGCCTGCAGCCCGGCCACCGCGGCGACGCGATGATGAGCGCGATGACGGCGCCCGAGCGGCCCTCGCAGCAGTCGCAGCGCCCGCAGTACTTCGGCGGCCGCTCCTCGGGCGGCGGCTACGGAGGCGACCGGCGCATGATGAGCGACACGATCGACGATCCGTACGCGGGCGCCGAGATGGGCGGCGCCGAGCAGCACGGGGAGCCGCAGCGGCGCGAGCCCGAGATGGGACCGGAGCAGCCGCAGCAGGAAGAGCTCGAGTTCGCGGCGATCCAGGAAGACGAGGATCAGCGGGTTCCGGCGTATCTGCGGCGGTGGCGGCAGCGCGGGGGGCAGCGGCCGGGAAGATAGCCGGCGAGACTCGAGGCTCGCTCTAGCGCAACCGGCACCGTCGGCTGGCGCCGCGTGCCGCTGTGCCGGCCGCGATCGCGCAGCCTACGCTTCCGTGCCCGCCGCTACTGCCCGATCGTGGTCGCGGTGCCGGGATCCGGGCATTCCAGCTCGCTCGGGATCGCCGCGCAGCCGCGCAGGATCAGCAGCGCGTCGGTGGCGTTGACGGTTCCGCTGGAGTCGACGTCGCAGGTGCAGAGCTCGCATTCGCGCATGCCCAGTGCGCCCTGCAGAACGACGACGGCGTTGACCACGCATCGGCTGTTGCTGAACGGATGCCCGCAGGTACGGCACTCGCCGGCTTCCACGTCGCACGTGTCGGTGCAGCCGGGCACGGAAACACACGAACCGCACGGTGGCACGCCGAAGCCGCGCACGGCCACGACCTGATTGAAGCCGCCGAACGTCGAGAACAGGAAATCGCCGGTCAATGGATCGACCACCGCGCCCTCGGCGCCGGACAATCCGGTGACGAAATCGACGCGGCTGTTGGGGATCGGGTCACCGTTGGCGTCGATCCGATAGGCCGCGATCTCACCGGCAGCATACTCGGCAACGAGCATGCTCGAGTGATCGGTGAATTTCGGCGAGCCGGGCGGAACGTAGACGAATCCTTCGGGACCGCCGACGATCTGCGTACGAGGAGTCACATCGACGAGATCGTAGGTGCCAGTTCCATCCGGCACGACGGCGGCGTCGAACCAGTTGCCGCCGCCGTACGTCACGAGCTTGAGCCGCCCGGCACCGGGAAATCCCGGCGGGACGAACCCGAGCGCCGACAGCGAGGACGGGATGTCGAACTGCGCCATGTCGATGATCTTGCCGGCCTCGGTGCTTCCCGGCTCGATCTGGCCGAGCTCGTTGACGGGCCAGCGCGCCAGGAACAGGACATCGCCGGGACCATAGACGACGCCGCCGTCGTTGTAGGCGGCGTCGGCGTAGACCTGCGCCGTTCCGCTGAAGCCGGTGATGTGGTTGGCGGCGTCACGCGTGACCTTGATGGAGTAAAGCTGGCCGGCGCTCTCGTTGGCCGCGCCGCCGATGAGGATCGTGTCCGCGTCCCCCTTCTTGAAGGTGAGGCCACCGTAATTGGTGGGAAGTCCGGGCACGCTGCCGAGAGGATCGATCGTGTAATCCGTGTTGAACGGCGCAGCGACGGTCTGCGCGTGGCAGGGCGTGCCCAATGCCATTGCGAGCAGCGCGGCCGCGAGCGCCGACCGCGTGCAGGTTCTCCAGGTCATGAACGGGTTCCTCCAACAGAAAGGCGTAAATTGAAGGAGCCAACGATGCACTGGTGCTGCAAGCGAGGTCAAGCTGAGCGTGCGCGAACGCACCCGGACAGGTTGTTGTCTTGCCGACGGGACAGCTCACGAACACGTCTCCAATCGCTCGGCGTCGATGCGGCGGCAGCGGACAGCCGATCGAGCTGTCGTGTCCGGCGAGCGCGTCGTGACGTGCCCGCTGCCCGAATGATCACAGCGTCTTCAGATACTCGATGATCGCCGCACGCTCTTCGTCCGTCAGCACGTCGGTGAACTCGTGGCCGGAGTTGGACTGGCTGTACATGCGCGTGTTGTAGATCTTGCGGTCCTCGATCTGCTCGTTCGACATCGTCGGAGCGGCGATTCCTCCGAGGATGTTCCACGACAGCGAGCCGTTGGCGTACAGGATGCCGAGCATCTGCTCGACCAGCGGCGTCGCGAACGGATCCAGCGGGTCGCATTCGAGGTACGGCGTCAGCGCCGGCGATCCGCACTCGAGCTCGTCGTACTTCCATCCCATCACCGCCGGATCGTAGGCGATGGCCAGATCGGTCTCGTAGCCCATGACCACGCCCTGGCGCGCAGGCTTGGACATGCGGCGCCAGAACGTCGGGCGTTTCGAGGAGTCCAGCACTCCCCAGACGTTCGGCACCGAGCCGTTGTGGAAGTAGGGCGCCGAGGCCCACACGCCGTGCAGCGGCTGGGCAAGGTAGCCGATCAGGTTGTACTGCTCGGCGCAGCCTTCCTTGCCGTAATAGGTGAACCAGCTGTTCTCGGCCGCCTGCTCGACCGCCTCGCTGTTGCCGTCCATGCGCGCGGGATCGGTGTTGATGATCTCGATCGGCGTCACGTTGGCCGCGATGCCCGAGAGCACGGGCGAGGCCAGGAACTTCTGGCTGCGCACGAAGCGGGGTGCATACGCACCGTGGCAGCTCGCGCACGAGCCGTTGCCGCCTTCGGGCCGCGGCACCGGGTTGGCGCGCCGCTCGTCCCACAGGTCGAGCCTGTGGAAGAGCTTGGATCCCTTCTTGGCGAGCTTCGTATCGATGGGCAGCGGGTAGGGCGGCGACTGCAGGCTCAGCATCCAGGTGTTGGCGGCGTACTCGTTGGCGAGAATCCAGTCGTAGCCTTCCTGGTAGTTGGGCGTGGCCGCGCCCGGCATGTACCAGGACAGCTCGATGCGCGTGGAGTCGCTGCTCATGCCCGCGTCGTAGAACTTGGCGGGACGATGGCCGAGGTTCCACCAGTTGGGCGGATCCTCGCTGCCGGTGTTGGCCGACAGCCAGAACCCTGGATTCAGCAGCATGCCGGGAACCGTCGTTTCGAAGTCCCACAGCGTCAGCAGACCGAAGAGCTGGAAGTTGGTGATGTTGCCGCTGCCGCGCACGCGGTTCAGGCTCATGACGTTGAAGCCGTTGTTGGTGTCGCCCGCTTCGGTCAGCAGCAGGTTGACGTCGGCGAGGCCGTTGTTGCCGTGCAGCGGACCCAGGCCGGCACCGTCGCCCGCGTTGCCGACCTGTCCGCTGTGGCAGATCGAGCAGGTGATGCCGATCTGACCGGTCCAGCTGCCGTCGGCGT carries:
- a CDS encoding FtsQ-type POTRA domain-containing protein, which encodes MRLRPHVRKLKASLATGSRLVLLAVSVLVVLAGGTWTALAHVVPYVTTNDYFRLRSIRIACDEPAVEPKALAEMAGLYDDTTLWQIDPAQIEDRIREQSWVDEVRVARRFPWQVSLKVSRRRAVAAAVTDGHVYLVDRQGALFREVKGSAAPDLPYLSGWDQAAVHAERAARLLTMLRALEKVTARSYDVSELHMDGDGTLWLFAAGMKASVRLGDAAHVETALDLLRVALSELGPLADRARVIDVDYKDRIVIRGADDKLPALMAAQAERAGNG
- the ftsZ gene encoding cell division protein FtsZ — its product is MIELVDENMSNARIVVVGCGGGGGNAVTTMIKAELSGVDFLAANTDSQALATSLAPVKIQLGCSLTKGLGAGANPEVGRKAALEQEDIIREELGGADMVFVTAGMGGGTGTGAAPVIARIAKDLGALTVGVVTKPFAFEGRRRLRQAEEGIRELRGACDTLIVIPNQRLIEIASRSTTALEAFKKADDVLLHAVRGISQIITEPGTINVDFADVRTIMSEMGMAMMGHGIGYGDSRAIDAATNAISSPLLEDISINGARGVLVNITASEDFGIQELNEAVDLIQTQAHEDANIIVGLVHDANLEDEVRITVIATGFGDRLIDRLQPGHRGDAMMSAMTAPERPSQQSQRPQYFGGRSSGGGYGGDRRMMSDTIDDPYAGAEMGGAEQHGEPQRREPEMGPEQPQQEELEFAAIQEDEDQRVPAYLRRWRQRGGQRPGR
- the ftsA gene encoding cell division protein FtsA; this translates as MAKSRALLAGLDVGTQKVALLVAEQTNTGLSILGLGTSASRGMRAGRVSDVDKTAEAILAALTEAELMAGCQIHNVVVSISGDHVRGTNSHGVVAIENGEVSARAERRVIAAAQAVPLPADHRPLHLIRREYVVDGQAGIMNPVGMSGVRLEAHLHVISAGESALRNLVKSCNKAGLSVSRVVASSLASAEAILEPEEKEMGVVVVDVGAGTTDLAIFHGGTVVHSAVFGVGGIDITRDLAQCLETSLTEAESLKKRYGCAVPDLVDEDLMVEVAGVGGRHPRAVAQRHVAEIIEPRLEEIFETSLDSVIRSGFGELLPSGLVLTGGASMLPGVVSLATRVMEMPVRLGEPSGIEGLGDEVDDPSWSTALGLVLGLPDKDMAAPWKASLPTRIVPAWVRRKFMSGRRA
- the murB gene encoding UDP-N-acetylmuramate dehydrogenase, giving the protein MDDRIRALTRRIHEAGYGQSLQPDFELRKHTSFQIGGPADLYFDPPSIEALSSALAAASEIGVPVTVLGGGTNVLVSDAGVRGLVVHLGKAFEYIRDLGEGEEWRELPVEDEDHRAAGAAASAARGAGEPPRTRRMLVHYADIESGASTRFIRLAKETVSRGLAGLEFAAGIPGSVGGAAQMNAGAFGGEISDCLTSMTMVLATGEIVEKNRAELDFRYRKLALPAGTMIASVRFRLLRSSVGRLQQVVARVQEKRRRHQPAGYPNAGSIFKNPPGEFAGRLIEKAGLKGMTEGGAQVSPDHANFIINLGGATAADVRSLMSRVQEEVWKKCGVWLEPEVRLVGEWERDEAAAARP